One stretch of Streptomyces sp. 135 DNA includes these proteins:
- a CDS encoding ATP-binding protein: MSSHPPIPTRVVLLCGPSGSGKSSFAARAGLPVLCLDDFYKEAGDPTLPQVPGSSDIDWDSPASWDADVAVAAIEELCRTGRTRVPVYDIATSARVGQGTLDIERTPLFIAEGIFAADIVERCRRAGVLADAICLRGRPSTTFRRRLLRDLREGRKSVPFLLRRGWRLMRAERAIVARQVALGAHPCGKDEALGRVAAAAAGRCVAARADVL, translated from the coding sequence GTGAGCTCTCATCCCCCGATACCCACCCGCGTCGTGCTGCTCTGCGGCCCTTCCGGCTCGGGCAAGTCGTCCTTCGCCGCCCGCGCCGGGCTGCCCGTGCTGTGCCTGGACGACTTCTACAAGGAAGCCGGCGACCCCACGCTGCCGCAGGTCCCGGGCAGTTCGGACATCGACTGGGACTCCCCCGCCTCGTGGGACGCCGACGTCGCCGTCGCCGCCATCGAGGAGCTGTGCCGCACGGGGCGTACGCGCGTCCCGGTGTACGACATCGCGACCAGCGCGCGCGTCGGGCAGGGGACGCTCGACATCGAGCGCACGCCCCTGTTCATCGCGGAGGGCATCTTCGCCGCGGACATCGTGGAGCGGTGCCGGCGGGCCGGTGTGCTCGCCGACGCGATCTGCCTGCGGGGGCGGCCCTCCACCACGTTCCGGCGGCGGCTGCTGCGGGATCTGCGGGAAGGCCGCAAGTCCGTGCCGTTCCTCCTGCGCAGGGGATGGCGGCTCATGCGCGCCGAGCGCGCGATCGTGGCCCGGCAGGTCGCACTCGGGGCGCACCCCTGCGGCAAGGACGAGGCGCTC